From Mycobacterium colombiense CECT 3035:
GGTGTCGCGCACGGTCACTTCACCTGGCTTGGCTCCAGGCGCTCCGACAACGCCGCCAGCCGCCACAGGCACTCCTTGTTGCGCGGGTAGGCCGCCGCCAGCGCAAGGGAATCGGGGACGGCCGCCATCGGGCCCTCGGCGGGCACTTCGATCATCTCGATCCGGCAGCCCTGCGGAATCTCGTGCAGCAGCATGGTGATTCGCGCCGCACCCATCGGGCCCAGCCGGGCAAGCAGCACCAGCTTGTGCGGCGGCTCGCACTCCTGGACGATGGTCGCGTCGTTGATCACCAACGGCCAGATCCCGATCGAGTGCCTGATCGAGGAACCCGGCTCCGG
This genomic window contains:
- a CDS encoding SRPBCC domain-containing protein, which produces MITATREVPESCERVWEVLAQGWTYTQWVVGNSRMRAVDPHWPEPGSSIRHSIGIWPLVINDATIVQECEPPHKLVLLARLGPMGAARITMLLHEIPQGCRIEMIEVPAEGPMAAVPDSLALAAAYPRNKECLWRLAALSERLEPSQVK